GCTCATTCAGCGTGGCCCGGATCAGGTAGTCGGCCCGGTTTTGCCAATACTTTGGCCCGGGGGCGCCGCTGGCGCTCCGGTATTCGTTGCCGTTGGTCTGAAAAAAATAAGGGGAGAAGACCTGGTGCTGGTCATACCCCGAAGTCGTTTGGGCCCAGGAAGCCGAACCCGGGACAGCCGCAAGCAACAGCCCTCCCATGACAAAGCGTTGTAATTTCTTCATCCCGCTAAGATAGGCGTTTGAAAAATATCGTACTTTCCGCTTGTCAAACACAATCCCTATGCGCATCCTTTTATTGGTCCTTCTTTCCGTAGCCACCCTGTCCGTCACCGCCCAGGCCATCCAGGATTTTCCCGATTTCCGGTCCAAACGGGACAACCTTTCCCGTTGCCCCGACCCGGTCATCAAACACGATCTTATCTTCTTTACCCTCGCCGGTCTCGACCAGCGGGTCGGGCAACCCCAGGCCACCAGCCTTCCCGTCACGGCCTCCGGGTCCGACTTCATCCAGTTCAGCGGGAGCGACGTACAGGTCGTCATCCGGGGCGCCGAATTCGAACAAGGCAAGCGCAAGCTCGGCTATATCGACAAACACCTCGTCCGTATCGACAATAAACCCTACTTCGGCAACTATGGCGTGCTGCCGACCGAGGCTATTCAATCCGTTACGATGATCACCGGCCGAGACACCGTCCACGTGCCCGCCGCCGCCTTTGCAGACCTCTACCAGCCGCTGTTTATGGGGGAGAGTAACACGACGCATGACGGCGTGTACCTGTCCCCCGATAAACATACGGTCTACATCTATATGCTGAACAAGGAAGTCAACGGGTACTATGAAGTGACATGGGTGATCCGGGATAAACAATTCATCCGGAGGATCGTGGACACGGACATTTGATCACTTCTTTAAAGCCTTCAGCCGGAAGGCAAGAAAAATGTTCAGAAAACCCCCGATCAAGAAGGCCACCCCGGAGCTAACGATGATGCTCACGGCGCCGGCCGCTGGGTAATAAAGGACGAAAAAAGAGGCGGCCAGCAGGACGATCCCGCCGAAGAGTAGCCAACCCCACTGCGCTACCCCCAGGGCTTTTAGTTCATACGCCGACCCCATCAGGTAAAAGGACCGAAGGATCAGCCAGAACCCCAGGATAAAGGGCAGGGTGGCCATCGTGATCAGGGGGAACGCATACAGGTAGATCCCGATGATCACGTCCAGCACACCGGAGACCAGGGTCCAGCCCCAGCCTTTGTTGTGTTTTGTGTTGGCCGTTGCAAAAAAGATCTGCGAAAAACCGGATACCAGGATAACCACACTAAACATAATACTCAACCCGATATAACCTTCCAGAGGGCGGGAAAAGATAAAGATACCGGCTGCCAGGAGCGCAAGGCCCTTGATGATGAACAGCCACCAGTTCTTAATGCTTGTTTGGAGTGTGTCGGTGAGGGTCATAAAATTGTTTTGCTCCTAAACTATAAATTTTTGTACTTTAATGCAATGGCCTATGATCCACTTCTTGCCGATCGCATCCGCGAACTGATTGTCCTACGCGCCAGTGACGTCGTAGAAAAAACCATGTTTGGTGGTCTCTCTTTTATGGTCAACGATAAGATGTGCGTTTCCACAAAGAACGACCGCATCATGCTCCGGCTGTCGCCGGAGACCTACGAGATCGAGCTTCAGGGGGATGGGGTCTCGCCGATGATCCATAGCGGACGCGAAATGAAGGGGTTTCTTTTCGTCACGGGGCCGACTATTCAGACGAAGGCCGGGTTAAGCCGTTGGGTCAACCTCGCCCTGGACTACAATGAGGTCGCCCTCCCGTCTCCCGGCAAAAGGACGACCAGCTCGCCAAAGCCGCCTACCGGCAAAAAGAAGAAATAGTTACTTGTACTTAATCTTATAAGCGAGGATAATCATCGCCAGCACCAGCGTGATCCCATTGGCGATGTATACCGGCATGTTTGACGTCCAGACCCCGTATATTAACCACAACAGGGTGCCCAGTGTAAACAAGGCATACATCGGCAGGGATATGCTTGCCGTGTTCCGCGTACGGATCGTCTGGAGGGCCTGTGGTAAAAAGGAAACGGTGGTGCAAAAGGCTGCGGCGAGCCCGGTGAGGGTGCTGGTGTTCACGGTGCGTGGTTTGCGCCAAAGATAGGGGAAAAAAGGGGGCCCTTGTGGGGGCGCCGCTCAGTGCAGCTCTTCGAATTGCCCCGTCTGTTTGTTCTTCCGGACGTTGTCCGAGTTAAACGCGCGCCCGTTCATGGCCACGTACACACCCGGCGGCAGCGACTGGGCAAACGCCAGCGCGTTCCCCAGGTTAAAAAACCCGTCCGAGCTCCCGAATTTATAAGGGATCATCGCACCCGTCAGGACGATCGTTTTGCCCGGTACTTTCTCCGCGAGCATCCGCGCTGTAACGGACATCGTATCCGTCCCATGGGTGATGACGATCTTGTCCTCGTGCGCGTTGCGGCACTGGTGGGCGATCAGCTCCCGGTCTTCGTTGGTCATGTTCAGGCTGTCGATCATCATCAACGTCCGGACGGTGACGTCGAGCGTACTGCGGCTGCGCAAAAGCATTTCCGGCAAGTGTGTTTCCTTGAAAAACAACTCCCCGCTGAGTTCGTTGTACTCCTTGTCAAAGGTTCCTCCCGTAACAAAAATGCGAATGGTCATAAAGGCTGGCGATGGTGAAGGCGCCAAAGGTAAGGCAAGATTACCTATCTTGGCTCAGTTATGCAACCAGGAGACGACGCCGCCTTTAAACAATTGTTCCGCGACGCCTGCCGGCGCTGTTTCCGGCGGGAGCTATCGGTGCCCCTGTCCGCGACCGAAAGCAAGTTCTTGTGCGCCGAGGTGCTGTCAGAAACCGGCGCGCCGATCGCCTGGCGCACGGTGCAGCAGCATTCGCTGTGGGTGCACCTGGAGGTGGCGGAGGAGAGCAGGCAGACGGGGCCTACGGGGGTGATGCTGGAGGCGCTGGCGCGATATGTTGCGGCGGCGGGTGACGCCGGCGTGCGCGGCGGAGCTGCTGCTGCGAGCGGCGCGGCGGCTACGCCGGGCCCCACCGAAGGGGACGGTGGCCCGGCTGAAGGGCCCTACCCATTCTGGTTCCGCTACAAGGAGGCCTTCCACCGCGACCGCCTCCCGGCCGTCGTCCACGAACTGGGGTTGCCCGACGCACACCTTGTTCCCCGCGGGCTTGCCAAAAGATTTTTCTTCCATACGTTCCGGGGCGCGGAGCAATTCATCTTATGGGGGAAGCTCCTCGTACCCGAACGGATCCGGCATTCGTGGCTGGCATGGCTGGCCTTTCTTTTGCTGACCTCCCTGGCCGTCGTTTGGGGCGTCCGCGAATATTATGCCCGGAAGACCAATACGTTTACCGATACGTTCACACAAGTCGCCGGCGACTCCCTGTATACCCGTGGCTGGATGCGGGTTGATCCGGACAGCACGTGGTGGAACAGACGCACCGATAATCCGGGCGCCCTTACGCTGTTTACGCTCCAGGGGGACAACTGGCCCGATTCCTCCGCCAACCCCTGGATCGGCAACCTTCTGCTGCGGCCCCTGGGCGGGGATTGTTTTACCGCCGAAGTCCAGTTCTCCGGGTTTACGCCCACCGCCAACTGGCAACAGGCCGGTCTTCTCCTCATGGAAGATACCAGCCTGCGCGCCCGGAGCGTCCGTATTTCGATCGCCTACAACGACTACTTCGAGGACTACGTCCAGCCGCGGCAAATCATCGTCGAAGGAGTCAGCTCCGCCAGCGACCCCAACCGGAAACCGGAGGAGTTCCTCCACAAAACCCTTTACCTGCTGGGGTGGGGGAAAGACAGCCTGATCTACGAAAGTATGCACCACACGGCCCTGCGCATCGAGAAACGCGGGACCAGCTATCGCTTTCTATACGCGGGCGGGCAAACCGATAACTTTATCTTCCAGGAGGTCGGGAGCCGGAGCATCTACTTCACACCGCGTTATATCGCGCTGTTTGCCCTTAAAGGCTTCGGGCGCCCGGCGCAGGAGCTGCCTGTGCAGGTGCGGTTTTTCAGCGTGCAGACAGGGGCGTGCGAGCCCTAAAGTGCTTTGTACGGCCCCGGAAAAGTCTGCCGGAACCTCAGGTAATCCGGGATGGACACTCCCTCCACATACGGATTCTCCGGATGATGATAAATGTACTCCTGGTGATATGCCTCCGCCGGATAGAAATGCTCGAACGGCACCACCTGTGTGGCGATGGGCGCCTTGTATTGAGGCGTGATCCGTTTGATCTCCGCGAGAATGGTGGCCTTCTCCTGGTCGTTCCGGTAAAAGGCGACCGACCGGTATTGGGTGCCCACGTCGTTACCCTGGCGGTTGACTTCGGTGGGGTCCTGGCTTGCAAAAAAGGCCTTGACGAGGGTTTCGTAGCTGATCCTGGCCGGGTCGTAGTAAACGTTTACCGTTTCGGCGTGACCCGTCTCACCCGTTTCCACCTTTTCATACGTCGGGTCGGTGTCCGTTCCGCCCGAATAACCGGAAACCGCGTCCCTGACGCCCTCCAGGCTCTGGAAAACAATTTCCGCGTGCCAGAAACAGCCCTCGGAAAAGGTGGCGACCTTTTCGCCGGGAGCGGGTTTTGTGGACGTCGCCCGCGGGATCTTTACGGAAGGGGTTTGCGCGCAACTAGTGCCGAGCAAAAGCGCGAATACAGCCGTGCTAAGGATAGTTTTCATCTGCATATAGTTGAAAAGCCGCTACCGGCTATTAATGTGCCGCAACCGGCGGTTTTCCCCCTTCAGGCACAAAGATCAGGGCCGCCGAATTCATACAATAGCGTTTACCGGTGGGCGCGGGGCCGTCGTCAAATACGTGTCCGAGGTGCGATCCCGTTTTGCTGTCCACGACTTCGAGCCGGCTCATGCCGTCACTGTAGTCCGGCACCAGCCGTACCGCGTCGGGGTTGATGGGC
This region of Dinghuibacter silviterrae genomic DNA includes:
- a CDS encoding SemiSWEET transporter, with the translated sequence MNTSTLTGLAAAFCTTVSFLPQALQTIRTRNTASISLPMYALFTLGTLLWLIYGVWTSNMPVYIANGITLVLAMIILAYKIKYK
- a CDS encoding DUF1349 domain-containing protein gives rise to the protein MQPGDDAAFKQLFRDACRRCFRRELSVPLSATESKFLCAEVLSETGAPIAWRTVQQHSLWVHLEVAEESRQTGPTGVMLEALARYVAAAGDAGVRGGAAAASGAAATPGPTEGDGGPAEGPYPFWFRYKEAFHRDRLPAVVHELGLPDAHLVPRGLAKRFFFHTFRGAEQFILWGKLLVPERIRHSWLAWLAFLLLTSLAVVWGVREYYARKTNTFTDTFTQVAGDSLYTRGWMRVDPDSTWWNRRTDNPGALTLFTLQGDNWPDSSANPWIGNLLLRPLGGDCFTAEVQFSGFTPTANWQQAGLLLMEDTSLRARSVRISIAYNDYFEDYVQPRQIIVEGVSSASDPNRKPEEFLHKTLYLLGWGKDSLIYESMHHTALRIEKRGTSYRFLYAGGQTDNFIFQEVGSRSIYFTPRYIALFALKGFGRPAQELPVQVRFFSVQTGACEP
- a CDS encoding TfoX/Sxy family protein; this translates as MAYDPLLADRIRELIVLRASDVVEKTMFGGLSFMVNDKMCVSTKNDRIMLRLSPETYEIELQGDGVSPMIHSGREMKGFLFVTGPTIQTKAGLSRWVNLALDYNEVALPSPGKRTTSSPKPPTGKKKK
- a CDS encoding HdeD family acid-resistance protein — encoded protein: MTLTDTLQTSIKNWWLFIIKGLALLAAGIFIFSRPLEGYIGLSIMFSVVILVSGFSQIFFATANTKHNKGWGWTLVSGVLDVIIGIYLYAFPLITMATLPFILGFWLILRSFYLMGSAYELKALGVAQWGWLLFGGIVLLAASFFVLYYPAAGAVSIIVSSGVAFLIGGFLNIFLAFRLKALKK
- the msrA gene encoding peptide-methionine (S)-S-oxide reductase MsrA, which gives rise to MKTILSTAVFALLLGTSCAQTPSVKIPRATSTKPAPGEKVATFSEGCFWHAEIVFQSLEGVRDAVSGYSGGTDTDPTYEKVETGETGHAETVNVYYDPARISYETLVKAFFASQDPTEVNRQGNDVGTQYRSVAFYRNDQEKATILAEIKRITPQYKAPIATQVVPFEHFYPAEAYHQEYIYHHPENPYVEGVSIPDYLRFRQTFPGPYKAL
- a CDS encoding asparaginase domain-containing protein encodes the protein MTIRIFVTGGTFDKEYNELSGELFFKETHLPEMLLRSRSTLDVTVRTLMMIDSLNMTNEDRELIAHQCRNAHEDKIVITHGTDTMSVTARMLAEKVPGKTIVLTGAMIPYKFGSSDGFFNLGNALAFAQSLPPGVYVAMNGRAFNSDNVRKNKQTGQFEELH